A region from the Pseudomonas sp. P8_229 genome encodes:
- the greB gene encoding transcription elongation factor GreB, producing MSRYRPPRTAGTALITPEGEARMRAEFHELWHVRRPQVTQSVSEAAAQGDRSENAEYTYGKKMLREIDSRVRFLTKRLEALKVVSEKPSDPNKVYFGAWVTIEDEDGKQSRYRIVGPDELDLKLGLISIDSPLARALIGKALDAEVRVQTPTGEQFVYIVAIDYP from the coding sequence ATGAGCCGTTATCGCCCTCCCCGCACCGCCGGCACCGCGCTGATCACCCCAGAAGGTGAAGCGCGGATGCGCGCTGAATTCCATGAGCTGTGGCATGTGCGTCGCCCGCAGGTGACGCAATCGGTCAGCGAAGCCGCGGCTCAGGGCGATCGCTCGGAAAACGCCGAGTACACCTACGGCAAGAAGATGCTGCGCGAAATAGACAGCCGCGTGCGTTTTCTCACCAAGCGTCTCGAAGCCTTGAAGGTCGTCAGCGAAAAACCCAGCGATCCGAACAAGGTCTACTTCGGCGCCTGGGTGACCATCGAGGACGAGGACGGCAAGCAATCACGCTACCGCATCGTCGGCCCGGATGAACTGGATCTGAAGCTGGGTTTGATCAGCATCGACTCGCCGCTGGCCCGCGCCTTGATCGGCAAGGCGCTGGACGCCGAGGTTCGGGTGCAGACGCCAACCGGTGAGCAGTTTGTCTATATCGTGGCGATCGATTACCCGTAA
- a CDS encoding DoxX family protein: MSSLINKVLFTRAGYGLTILRIAVGVIFAAHGSQKLFGLFGGYGLAGTAQYMESLGLTPGYVMAILSGGTEFFAGLALIIGLLVRPAALGLTFLSLVAIFSVHIHNGLFLTNNGYEFALALLGGSIAVLIEGAGKLSVDRAISG, from the coding sequence ATGAGCTCTCTGATCAACAAGGTTTTGTTCACCCGCGCCGGTTACGGCCTGACCATTCTGCGCATCGCGGTTGGCGTGATCTTCGCCGCTCACGGTTCGCAAAAGCTCTTCGGTCTGTTTGGCGGCTACGGCCTGGCGGGCACCGCGCAGTACATGGAAAGCCTGGGGCTGACACCGGGCTATGTCATGGCAATTCTGTCGGGTGGCACTGAGTTCTTCGCCGGTCTGGCGCTGATCATCGGTCTGCTGGTGCGTCCGGCGGCGCTGGGACTGACCTTCCTGTCGCTGGTGGCGATCTTCTCGGTGCACATCCATAACGGCCTGTTCCTGACCAACAACGGTTATGAGTTCGCGCTGGCATTGCTCGGTGGCAGCATCGCGGTGCTGATCGAAGGCGCCGGCAAGCTGTCGGTGGATCGTGCCATCTCCGGTTGA
- a CDS encoding transglycosylase SLT domain-containing protein has product MHRPSVLLLLCASLLLPITAVARLPGPLQAVPAAKVRDLSEIRSSRVLRVLVNQSRNSSGEVQGQAIGVEYHRLRAFEQYLNGHARDGQEVTLKIIPKAKDQLLGALQRGEGDLVAPGELLDLQSGHAVASSEPIARNVPLVLVGIKGERRYTKVEQLSGKTLALPTGSAAGEAVSQLNQKLALHKLAPIKIEWVDPTLAVEDVLEMVQGGIFHLTIVEQPIAERWGKILPKLRLDRQLMISEPGEEYWFVRRDASMLRASIDRFLVGYKKPSNEDAEFLRIYRRLYQVHYPLAKADRQRLEKLRPTLQKHADAQNMDWLNLAALAFKESALQPNARSGSGPTGLMQITPSAAQRVGVNNIQNLDANVQAGAKYLAMIRRKFFNSPKLNERERMAFTLAAYNIGPERVQGMRAEARRRGLNPNQWFFQVERIAMEQVGMGAVSYVNSVNKYYLAFDRERESLEPRGQKVASRK; this is encoded by the coding sequence ATGCATCGTCCCTCGGTTTTGCTCCTGTTGTGTGCGTCGCTGCTGCTGCCGATAACGGCGGTAGCGCGCCTGCCCGGGCCATTGCAAGCCGTGCCGGCCGCCAAGGTCCGCGACCTGTCGGAGATCCGCAGCAGCCGCGTGCTGCGAGTGCTGGTCAACCAGAGCCGCAACAGCTCCGGTGAAGTCCAGGGCCAGGCCATCGGTGTCGAATACCACCGCCTGCGCGCCTTCGAGCAATACCTCAATGGCCATGCCCGTGATGGTCAGGAAGTCACCCTCAAGATCATTCCCAAAGCCAAGGATCAACTGCTCGGTGCCTTGCAGCGTGGTGAAGGTGATCTGGTAGCGCCTGGAGAACTGCTTGATCTGCAATCGGGACATGCGGTCGCCAGCAGTGAGCCGATTGCCCGCAATGTGCCGCTGGTGCTGGTCGGTATCAAGGGCGAGCGCCGCTACACCAAGGTCGAACAGCTGTCCGGCAAAACCCTCGCTTTGCCGACCGGCAGTGCGGCGGGGGAGGCGGTCAGCCAGCTCAATCAGAAACTTGCGTTGCACAAACTGGCGCCGATCAAGATCGAGTGGGTCGATCCCACGCTGGCCGTCGAAGACGTGCTGGAGATGGTCCAGGGCGGGATATTTCACCTGACCATCGTCGAGCAACCCATCGCCGAGCGCTGGGGCAAGATCCTGCCCAAACTGCGTCTTGACCGGCAGTTGATGATCAGCGAGCCGGGTGAGGAATACTGGTTCGTGCGCCGCGATGCCTCGATGCTGCGGGCGAGCATCGATCGTTTCCTGGTTGGCTACAAGAAGCCGTCGAACGAAGATGCAGAGTTTCTGCGGATCTATCGGCGCCTCTATCAAGTGCACTATCCGTTGGCCAAGGCTGACCGTCAGCGTCTGGAAAAACTGCGCCCGACCCTGCAAAAGCATGCTGACGCGCAAAACATGGACTGGTTGAATCTGGCGGCGCTGGCGTTCAAGGAGTCGGCCTTGCAACCCAACGCCCGCAGCGGCAGCGGCCCGACCGGGCTGATGCAGATCACCCCGTCTGCGGCGCAACGGGTCGGGGTGAACAACATCCAGAATCTCGATGCGAATGTGCAGGCCGGGGCCAAGTACCTGGCGATGATTCGCCGCAAGTTTTTCAACAGTCCGAAACTCAATGAGCGCGAGCGCATGGCGTTCACCCTGGCGGCCTACAACATCGGCCCGGAGCGTGTGCAAGGCATGCGTGCCGAGGCGCGGCGACGTGGGCTGAACCCGAACCAGTGGTTCTTCCAGGTCGAGCGCATCGCCATGGAGCAGGTGGGCATGGGGGCCGTCAGCTATGTTAATAGCGTGAACAAGTATTACTTGGCGTTCGACCGGGAACGGGAGTCACTGGAGCCCCGGGGACAGAAAGTAGCCTCACGCAAGTGA
- a CDS encoding TatD family hydrolase, whose product MQLIDIGVNLTNPSFAEKHQAVLDRAYAAGVCQLVLTGTSVGGSEQALELCQQLDDSGQRLFATAGIHPHSASDWNADSARRLRSLLHEKNVVAVGECGLDFNRDFSPRPQQERVLEEHLALAAELQLPVFLHERDASQRLLEILRDFRDQLPAAVVHCFTGEQKALFSYLDLDLHIGITGWICDERRGTHLHPLVKEIKRGRLMLESDAPYLLPRTLRPKPKNGRNEPAYLTEVLREVALHRGESEDELAAHTTACARAFFNLPTLP is encoded by the coding sequence ATGCAACTCATCGATATCGGCGTCAACCTGACCAACCCAAGTTTCGCCGAAAAACATCAGGCCGTGCTCGACCGCGCCTACGCCGCCGGGGTCTGCCAACTGGTGCTGACCGGCACCAGCGTCGGGGGTAGCGAGCAGGCGCTGGAACTGTGCCAGCAACTGGATGACAGCGGGCAACGACTGTTCGCCACCGCCGGCATTCACCCGCATTCGGCCAGTGACTGGAACGCTGACAGCGCACGTCGTTTGCGCAGCCTGCTGCATGAGAAAAACGTGGTTGCCGTGGGTGAATGCGGGCTGGACTTCAACCGCGATTTCTCCCCGCGCCCGCAACAGGAAAGGGTTCTGGAAGAACACCTGGCGCTGGCCGCAGAGCTGCAACTGCCGGTGTTCCTGCACGAGCGTGATGCCAGTCAGCGCCTGCTGGAAATTCTCCGGGACTTCCGCGATCAACTGCCCGCTGCCGTGGTGCACTGCTTTACCGGCGAGCAAAAAGCCCTGTTCAGTTATCTGGATCTGGACCTGCACATCGGCATCACCGGCTGGATCTGCGACGAGCGCCGGGGCACCCATCTGCACCCGCTGGTCAAGGAGATCAAGCGCGGACGGCTGATGCTGGAAAGCGATGCGCCGTACCTGCTGCCGCGCACTCTGCGACCGAAGCCGAAAAACGGCCGCAATGAGCCGGCGTATCTGACCGAAGTACTGCGCGAAGTAGCGCTGCATCGGGGCGAGAGCGAGGACGAACTGGCAGCGCACACCACGGCGTGCGCCCGTGCGTTCTTCAACCTGCCCACCCTCCCCTGA
- a CDS encoding methyl-accepting chemotaxis protein, producing the protein MGAWLSNISLKYKFWAVNAVAFVTTLLLVLYAVQLEQQARSHASQASAQAQAQLLKAWPDGQALPKVDQVLTFKRGEAPRLNDQPVLEISDSNGWNEINHLPLFGDNPLMGAEVFSRADGQQVAVIAYGPSLAQVFSERFANYAVAVFILMLAMLGASQLLIRFLLSQLNTLKDVMLHVEKSGDLSARVPLAAKDEVGQMANAFNAMQAGYQRVVTTVANTARQLDVGAARLASSMNEVRHGMLGQQSETDQAATAINEMTATVYHIAQHAGATRDLSQTADGLAGSGQHVVSRVQQSIAGLSSGVQQTAEMIQRLAEDSQKINGVVSVIHSIAEQTNLLALNAAIEAARAGEMGRGFAVVADEVRNLAKRVQTSTDEITTMVSALQAGTRDAVDFMQESSYKADDCVQQAQEAGEALAQITGAVAQMRESNTQIAVAAEQQSQVAEEMNRAVVSIRDVTENTVKQTVDSATTSNELATLAGELNKAIGQLKL; encoded by the coding sequence ATGGGTGCCTGGCTTAGCAATATCTCGCTGAAATACAAATTCTGGGCGGTCAACGCGGTCGCCTTCGTCACCACCCTGCTGCTGGTTCTGTACGCCGTGCAACTGGAGCAGCAAGCCCGCAGCCACGCCTCACAAGCCTCCGCTCAAGCCCAGGCGCAATTGCTCAAGGCCTGGCCGGACGGGCAGGCCTTGCCCAAGGTTGACCAGGTGCTGACCTTCAAACGCGGGGAAGCGCCGCGCCTCAACGATCAACCCGTACTGGAGATCAGCGACAGCAACGGCTGGAACGAGATCAATCACCTGCCGCTGTTCGGCGACAACCCATTGATGGGCGCCGAAGTATTCAGCCGCGCCGACGGCCAACAGGTCGCGGTGATCGCCTATGGTCCAAGCCTGGCGCAGGTGTTCAGCGAGCGTTTTGCCAACTACGCGGTGGCGGTGTTCATCCTGATGCTGGCAATGCTCGGCGCTTCACAACTGCTGATCCGCTTCCTGCTCAGCCAGCTCAACACATTGAAAGACGTGATGCTGCATGTCGAGAAAAGCGGCGACCTCTCGGCCCGCGTACCGTTGGCCGCCAAGGATGAAGTCGGGCAGATGGCCAATGCGTTCAACGCGATGCAGGCCGGTTATCAGCGCGTGGTCACGACGGTCGCCAACACCGCGCGACAACTGGACGTCGGCGCCGCACGCCTGGCCTCAAGCATGAATGAAGTACGCCACGGCATGCTCGGCCAGCAGAGCGAAACCGATCAGGCCGCCACCGCGATCAACGAAATGACCGCCACGGTTTATCACATTGCCCAGCACGCCGGCGCCACCCGCGATCTGTCGCAGACCGCCGATGGTCTCGCTGGCAGCGGCCAGCATGTGGTCAGCCGCGTGCAGCAGTCGATTGCCGGACTCTCCAGCGGTGTGCAGCAGACCGCCGAGATGATCCAGCGCCTGGCCGAAGACAGCCAGAAGATCAACGGCGTGGTCAGCGTGATTCACAGCATCGCCGAGCAGACCAATCTGCTGGCCCTCAACGCCGCCATCGAAGCGGCCCGGGCCGGCGAGATGGGCCGAGGCTTTGCCGTGGTCGCCGATGAGGTGCGCAACCTGGCAAAACGCGTGCAGACCTCCACCGATGAAATCACCACCATGGTCTCGGCGCTGCAGGCCGGCACCCGCGATGCGGTGGACTTCATGCAGGAGAGTTCATACAAGGCCGATGACTGCGTGCAACAGGCGCAGGAGGCCGGCGAGGCGCTGGCGCAAATCACCGGCGCCGTGGCGCAGATGCGCGAGAGCAACACCCAGATCGCAGTGGCGGCCGAGCAGCAGAGTCAGGTGGCCGAGGAGATGAATCGAGCGGTGGTGAGCATTCGTGATGTGACCGAGAACACCGTGAAGCAGACCGTGGATTCGGCAACGACCAGTAATGAACTCGCGACGTTGGCCGGGGAACTCAACAAGGCGATTGGGCAGCTCAAGCTGTAA
- a CDS encoding Mpo1-like protein → MGKRHPNLPAWQWRAYPNNHQHPTNLVLHLIAVPLFIVAFLLIVSGVFSLSLASVAIGVIGIVAALGLQRHGHSLEAQASEPFSDRKDAMSRLLVEQFLTFPRFFLSGGWWRAWRERHRRH, encoded by the coding sequence ATGGGCAAACGTCACCCCAATCTTCCCGCGTGGCAATGGCGCGCGTACCCGAACAATCATCAGCACCCGACCAATCTGGTGTTGCACCTGATTGCCGTGCCGTTGTTCATCGTCGCGTTTCTGTTGATCGTGTCCGGGGTGTTCAGCCTGAGCCTGGCCAGCGTCGCCATTGGCGTGATCGGTATCGTCGCGGCGCTGGGTCTGCAGCGCCACGGCCACAGCCTGGAGGCGCAAGCCTCCGAGCCGTTCAGTGATCGCAAAGATGCCATGTCACGCTTGCTGGTCGAGCAGTTCCTGACCTTTCCACGGTTTTTCCTCAGCGGCGGCTGGTGGCGCGCCTGGCGTGAGCGCCACCGTCGGCATTGA
- a CDS encoding acyl-CoA thioesterase — translation MRFSDLLDAVRRDPELTIPAEWGQGRASFGGLVAALQYEAMRAKVPADRPVRSLAITFVGPVEPEVPVRFEVDVLREGKAVSQVLGRAVQNGQVVTIVQGSFGASRPSEVAVAAYPAAEMKHWDECQELPYIKGVTPEFMRHLSMRWSVGGMPFTGNTSRQMGGWVRLRGDVKEEPVNEAHLLALVDAWPPALLPYLKKPAPGSTLTWTIEFVQPLRDLSTLDWCKYLADIEYAADGYGHVAAKLWSAEGELIAMSRQTVTIFA, via the coding sequence ATGCGCTTTTCCGATTTGCTCGATGCGGTCCGCCGCGATCCAGAACTGACTATTCCTGCCGAGTGGGGCCAGGGCCGGGCCAGTTTTGGTGGCCTGGTGGCGGCGCTGCAATATGAAGCCATGCGCGCGAAGGTGCCCGCAGATCGCCCGGTGCGCTCGCTGGCAATCACCTTTGTCGGCCCGGTGGAGCCGGAAGTCCCGGTGCGTTTCGAAGTCGATGTATTGCGTGAAGGCAAGGCGGTCAGCCAGGTGCTGGGCCGTGCGGTGCAGAACGGTCAGGTGGTGACGATTGTGCAAGGCAGCTTCGGTGCTTCGCGACCGTCGGAAGTGGCCGTTGCCGCCTATCCGGCAGCCGAAATGAAACACTGGGACGAATGCCAGGAATTGCCCTACATCAAAGGCGTGACCCCGGAATTCATGCGTCACTTGTCGATGCGTTGGAGTGTCGGCGGCATGCCGTTCACCGGCAACACATCGCGGCAGATGGGCGGTTGGGTGCGGTTGCGTGGAGACGTCAAGGAAGAACCGGTCAATGAGGCGCATCTGCTGGCGCTGGTGGATGCGTGGCCGCCGGCATTGTTGCCGTATCTGAAGAAACCGGCACCGGGTAGCACGTTGACCTGGACCATTGAATTCGTTCAGCCGCTACGCGACTTGAGCACGCTGGACTGGTGCAAATACCTGGCCGACATCGAATACGCCGCCGATGGTTACGGGCATGTCGCCGCGAAACTGTGGAGCGCGGAAGGGGAGTTGATCGCCATGAGCCGACAGACCGTCACGATCTTCGCCTGA
- a CDS encoding CHAD domain-containing protein, giving the protein MSALVDRLVAHVLSLEVRLLACQARLTARTDPEALHDLRTTVRRLRSLLRPLRGLPGVEQLEGAASAVGQLTTPWRDREVLAAYLLKHDQAQAAQRRMAQMADAYPTLAASAEVNSLLMMLDAFPRFLRASERQGLLKGLAKRIENRLHKQWKKLDEALHDPAHDRHRLRLLIKRVRYGIEAYPELDRLPAAALARLKSAQGALGDWHDCWQWLARAEQESDLQPCVATWQAGLIKAEAKADRVLEKLSSSCFK; this is encoded by the coding sequence ATGTCTGCGTTGGTCGATCGGTTGGTGGCTCATGTCCTGAGCCTGGAAGTGCGGCTGCTGGCTTGTCAGGCGCGCTTGACCGCGCGCACCGACCCTGAAGCGCTGCATGATTTGCGCACCACGGTGCGGCGCTTGCGCAGCCTGCTACGGCCATTGCGCGGCTTGCCTGGCGTGGAGCAACTGGAAGGTGCCGCATCAGCGGTGGGCCAGTTGACCACGCCGTGGCGTGACCGCGAGGTATTGGCGGCGTATCTGCTCAAGCACGATCAAGCGCAGGCGGCGCAACGGCGCATGGCGCAAATGGCCGACGCCTATCCGACGCTGGCGGCGAGTGCTGAAGTCAATTCGTTGCTGATGATGCTCGACGCATTCCCGCGTTTCCTGCGCGCATCTGAGCGTCAGGGCCTGCTCAAGGGCTTGGCCAAGCGCATCGAAAACCGCCTGCACAAACAATGGAAAAAACTTGATGAGGCGCTGCATGATCCAGCCCACGACCGCCATCGCCTGCGCTTGCTGATCAAGCGCGTGCGCTATGGCATCGAAGCTTATCCGGAGCTGGATCGTCTGCCTGCAGCGGCGCTGGCGCGGTTGAAGTCGGCGCAGGGCGCGCTCGGTGACTGGCACGATTGCTGGCAATGGCTGGCGCGGGCCGAGCAGGAAAGTGATCTGCAACCGTGCGTTGCGACTTGGCAGGCAGGCCTGATCAAGGCCGAAGCCAAGGCGGATCGGGTGCTCGAAAAACTCAGTTCAAGCTGCTTCAAATAA
- a CDS encoding patatin-like phospholipase family protein, with amino-acid sequence MKKRVALVLGSGGARGYAHIGVIEEIERRGYDIACIAGCSMGAVVGGIYAAGKLEEYRTWIESLDYLDVLRLVDVSFRLGAIRGEKVFGQIRKIVGEINIEDLRIPYTAVAADLTNQQEIWFQEGCLHQAMRASAAIPSLFTPVMQGNRMLVDGGILNPLPIVPVVSSHCDLIIAVNLNATNQRHYKLPVIQRPPAFRSRFDSLLSSLGSKMPFRRKQAEQLLLLEQEALRAEAADINPWLEGSEPESQQPAAAPEREGAPKSATGSFIIDNVGPASLLDLINQSFEVMQTSLAQYKIAGYPPDILINVPKRVCRFFEFYKAPELIALGREIARDTLDRYESEQG; translated from the coding sequence ATGAAAAAGCGTGTCGCACTGGTGCTGGGCTCCGGTGGCGCCCGGGGCTATGCCCATATCGGGGTCATCGAGGAGATCGAAAGACGCGGTTACGACATTGCCTGCATTGCCGGTTGTTCGATGGGCGCGGTGGTCGGCGGAATCTATGCGGCGGGCAAACTCGAGGAGTACCGCACCTGGATCGAATCGCTCGACTATCTGGATGTGCTGCGGCTGGTGGACGTGAGCTTCCGCCTCGGTGCAATTCGCGGCGAAAAGGTCTTCGGGCAGATCCGCAAGATCGTCGGCGAGATCAACATCGAAGACCTGCGCATCCCCTACACCGCGGTCGCCGCCGACCTCACCAACCAGCAGGAAATCTGGTTTCAGGAGGGCTGCCTGCATCAGGCGATGCGCGCCTCGGCAGCGATTCCCAGCCTGTTCACCCCGGTGATGCAGGGTAACCGGATGCTGGTGGATGGCGGCATTCTCAACCCGCTGCCGATCGTGCCGGTGGTGTCCAGCCACTGCGACCTGATCATCGCCGTCAACCTCAACGCGACCAACCAGCGGCATTACAAATTGCCGGTGATTCAGCGCCCGCCAGCCTTTCGCTCGCGCTTCGACAGCCTGCTCAGTTCGCTCGGTTCGAAGATGCCGTTCCGCCGCAAACAGGCCGAGCAGTTGTTGTTGCTCGAGCAGGAAGCCTTACGCGCGGAAGCGGCGGACATCAATCCGTGGCTGGAAGGCAGCGAGCCGGAAAGTCAGCAACCGGCAGCGGCCCCCGAGCGCGAAGGTGCGCCGAAATCCGCCACCGGTTCGTTCATCATCGACAACGTCGGGCCGGCGTCACTGCTGGACCTGATCAACCAGAGTTTCGAGGTGATGCAGACCTCGCTGGCGCAATACAAGATCGCCGGGTATCCGCCGGACATCCTGATCAACGTGCCGAAGCGCGTGTGCCGGTTTTTCGAGTTCTACAAGGCACCGGAACTGATCGCGCTGGGGCGCGAGATTGCGCGGGATACGCTGGATCGGTATGAGAGTGAACAGGGTTAA
- a CDS encoding response regulator produces the protein MSQTATILVIDDEPQIRKFLRISLASQGYKVLEAGTGAEGLAQAALNKPDLLVLDLGLPDMDGQQVLREFREWATAPVLVLSVRASEGQKVQALDGGANDYVTKPFGIQEFLARVRALLRQAPAGEAQQAALTFGPLTVDLAYRRVLLDGVEVALTRKEYAVLAQLARHPGRVITQQQLLKDIWGPTHTEDSHYLRIVVGHLRQKLADDPTRPRFIVTEAGVGYRLLSEGSL, from the coding sequence ATGAGCCAGACCGCGACCATTTTGGTCATCGATGACGAACCGCAGATCCGCAAATTCCTGCGCATCAGCCTTGCCTCACAAGGCTACAAAGTGCTGGAAGCCGGGACCGGCGCCGAGGGCCTGGCCCAGGCCGCGCTGAACAAACCCGACTTGCTGGTGCTCGACCTGGGCCTGCCGGACATGGACGGCCAGCAGGTGCTGCGCGAGTTTCGCGAATGGGCCACCGCGCCGGTACTGGTGCTCTCGGTGCGGGCCAGCGAAGGGCAGAAAGTCCAGGCACTGGATGGCGGCGCCAACGACTACGTGACCAAGCCGTTCGGTATTCAGGAGTTTCTCGCCCGGGTCCGCGCCTTGTTGCGTCAGGCGCCGGCCGGCGAGGCGCAACAGGCGGCCCTGACGTTCGGCCCGTTGACGGTTGATCTGGCCTATCGGCGGGTATTGCTCGACGGCGTCGAAGTGGCGCTGACCCGCAAGGAGTACGCGGTGCTGGCGCAACTGGCGCGGCACCCGGGGCGGGTGATCACCCAGCAGCAATTGCTCAAGGACATCTGGGGGCCGACGCATACCGAAGACAGTCACTACCTGCGGATTGTGGTCGGGCACTTGCGCCAGAAGCTGGCGGATGATCCGACGCGGCCGCGGTTTATCGTGACAGAAGCGGGGGTTGGGTATCGGTTGTTGAGTGAGGGCAGCCTGTAG